The Borrelia hispanica CRI genomic interval TGGAGTTGGACTTGTTGCAAGTGCTGGTGCTTTGATTTTCTTAGCAGCAGATTCAAAGAGTAGGTTTTCTTTGCCGCATGCAAGGTATTTATTGCACCAACCATTAAGTGGTTTTAAAGGTGTTGCTACAGATATTGAAATTTATACAAATGAACTTAATAAAGTCAAGAGTGAACTTAATGATATTATTGCAAAAGAGACGGGTCAGGAGCTTGATAAAGTTGAAAAAGATACCGATAGGGATTTTTGGTTAGATAGCGAATCAGCAGTAAAATATGGGCTTGTCTTTCAGATTATTACTACTAGACTTGAACTTGAGAAATTTATTTCTTAGTTTGTTGGTATTATCTTGTAGTTTTTCAAAAAGGGATTTTAGTATTTTGGAATTTAGTGTTATTAATTTCCAAAAAAATTTAATTTCAATTAATGTATTAGTAGATATTGCTTATAATTTATCTTTTTTAGATTTTGATGTAGTGATTGTTAAAAATTTAAGGAATAAAGAGGAGTTAGATCTTATTAATAATAAAGTTGCATTTGGAGATTTTCAAAATGCATATTTTATTAGACAAAATGATATTTTATCGATAAGTATTCTTTCTAAAGAGAAAATTAAAATTCAAATTTTAGATTTAATAGAGGGATTTTATGGATATAGATTGGGTGTGGTTGTTGATTTTGTGTTTAAAGATCGGCATTATGGGATTGTTATTTTTAATTTTGATGAAAAAATAGCTAATAATTTGGATATTGATATTGTTAATGATCAAATTAGATATTTAAGTTATAGGTATAAAAATTTGCTTTTTATTTTAGATAAGAGTGAACTTATTTTGTTAAATATGATTATTAATAATGGTTTTTTTAATTTAATTTATAATTCTATTAATCCTTTTTATATCATTAATGCCATTAGTTCTAAGGTTTATTCTAATTTTGTAGCACAAATTTCTATTCATTCTTTAAGGTATGTTGTTTTAAGTTATTTGTATAATAATTTTTATATGAGTAGTTTTCCAAAAAGTATTTTAATTAAATAGGTTTTGAAATTTTTAGTTCTTGACATCATGATTGCATTGTTATATTATTACTACCGATGCCGAAATGGTGGAAGTGGTAGACACACAGGACTTAAAATCCTGAGGAGGAAGCTCCGTACCGGTTCAAGTCCGGTTTTCGGTATTTCAAATTTTAGGATTATTGTTATTATTGAATAGGTTGTTTATATAAATTCCGCCAATAAATAAGATAATTGAAAAGACATAAATTTGTGGGCTAAATTTTATTTGAAGTTTGGTTGTAAGAAATATTATTTGTATAATTGTTCCTGAAATTAGTCCTATAGATAGATATAGAAAATCGATTAAATATTTTTCCATTGTTTTTTTAATTATTATTATTGTAATTCCTATTCCTATTATTGTAAAAGTGCTAAATATGATACATGGTATTATTTTAATTTGTGCTATTATGTTGATTATTTCTTTATAAGTTCCAAGACTTAATAATATGAGTGAACCTGAGATACCTGGTAATATCATTGCGGAACCACCTATTATTCCTGAACAGGCAAGTAATAAATAGTATTGAATTGAGGTTTTATCTTGATTTGTTGTTAGTTTTAGTGATACGTCATGATGCTTTAGGATTAAGAGCAATAGTATAGTTAAAAGGCCAGATGTAAATAATAAGTATTTATTAATTTTTGTATTGATGTTAAATGTTGAATTTGTATTAATTTCTTTTTTTAATGTAAATATACTTCCTAGGATTAATCCTATAAAAAATATATTTAAATACATTTCTTTTGTTGAATTGTCTAAAATATAGTTTTTAAGTATTTTTGCAAATATTGTTGTTGAGGTTAATATTCCAAGTGATAATTTCCCTAAAAAAATTATGTTTTCTTTTACTTTTTTTAGTTTTATAAGACTTGTTGACGAATAAATGATGTTATAGTATATTCCTGTTATTAAGGCTATCGTGCCTCCTGAAATGCCTGGTATTATACTTGCGATACCAATTAAGAGGCCTTTTATATAAATTCCCATAGTAATTTATGTATTTACATAGAATTAATGTTTTTATCTCTCATCACCCTCACCACTAATTGTACCGTTTTTATGTCTTTTTTTTAACTTTTCTAGATTGGTTATTGCAACATCTTCAAGTGTTATGCCAAGGTTATTACTTAAATTTGAAATATACCACAATACGTCACCAAGTTCTTTCTTTATTGCTAATAAATATTCTTCATCAAGGATATATTCTCTATCTCGACCTAATTTTTTTATTTTTTCTACCACCTCTCCTGTTTCTCCAGCAAGTCCAAGTGTGGTTAAAATCAATTCTTCTTTTTTGTTTTTATATTTTGCAGTTTGCTTAGCTTTTGTTTGATATTCATTTAATTCCATAATTAAGACTAGTGTAATATAGTTTTTATTTATTTACAAGTTTATTTATTATTTCTTTTTTTTTAAAGTTTTATTATATTAATTGGGGTTTAGCTATTATGAGTAAATGTATTCTTTTATTTGCAATTCTATTCTTTTTTGCACAATTTAATTACATATATTCTTATCCTGAGATACAAAGTTTTTCAAATAAAGATCCTGTTTTTTATGATCTGAGAAGAAAAATTGTTAAATATAATAAAAGAGAAAATGTTCCTTTGTTTATTTATTTATATCGAGTAAGGGAAGGTGATACTTTTTTTAGGATTGCAAATAAATTAAATGGTTGGCAAGCTAGTATTGCTACAATTAACATGTTAGATTCTCCTGTTTTAAAGGTAGGACAAGAAATTTTATTCCCCAGTAAGAAAGGTCTTTTTATCCTTAATAGTAAGGAATATAGATTTAATAATTTACTCTTAGCAACAAGGGATTTAAAAAAAGCAGAAAAAATAAAAATTAAGAGAAATAATAAGATTTATGATTTTTATTTTTTTGATTCGATTGAACAGCCAAAATTAAGTTTTTTTTCAACTACAGAAATGCTTTTCTTTTTAAATTCTGATTTTATTTTTCCTTTGAAGAAATTTATTATAAGTTCTGATTTTGGCTTTAGACCAGATCCTTTTACTGGTGTTAACAATTTTCATACAGGTATAGATCTTGCAGCTCCAATTAACACTTTGGTTTTTTGTTCAGCTTATGGTGTTGTAGGTTTAGTTGGGTTTAATAATGTTTATGGTAATTTTGTTGTTGTTGAACATAAAAATAATGTTAAATCTCTTTATGGACATCTTAATTCTTATTTTGTCAAAAGGGGGGATATTTTAAGAACAGGAGATATTATTGGTAAAGTAGGACAAACTGGTAGATCTACAGGGCCTCATTTACATTTTGAAATATTAAAGAGAGATGCTCCTGTTAATCCTATAACAATTTTAAAATAGACAAAATTATATTATTAAATTGTGTTTATTATTATGTTATATTTTAAGATAAATTTAAATATAAGGGTGTAATTTTTTGCTACACTTTATTTAAAAGATTTATTTAATATGTTTCGACTTGATATATTATTGTTGCTATTGGAATTTTTTTAGTATAAAAAATATACATCATCAGATAATGGCTATATTGTTTTATATTGATTATTAATTAATAGTTAATGTATGTTATACTCTGTGATTTTATTGTGTAAAGTTTTTCTTCCAATTTTAAGTATTTCAGCACATTTACTTTTATTATTCTTTGAATGAAGAAGTGTTTGTTTGATGATCTCTTTTTCTGCTTCTTTTAAGCTTATTCCTATTGGTAGTGTTATATTGAATGTTTGATTTGTGTTATTTTTGATTTTAGGAGGTAGGTCATCTTTAACAATTTGTTTCCCTTTAGATAAGATTAATGCACTCTCAAGTACATTTTTTAATTCTCTAATATTTCCTGGCCAATCATATGCATAAAGAGCTTTTAGTGCATCATTGGAAATACTTTTTTCTTCTTTATTATTTTCACTTGCAACATCTTTAATTAATATTTTTGTTAAATTTGGAATGTCATCTTTTCTTTCTCTTAATGGTGGAATATTTATATTTATTATATTAAGTCTATAAAATAAATCTTCTCTAAATTTTCCTTTTTGAATTTCTTCTTCAATATTTTTATTTGTTGCTGTTAGTAACCTAATGTCAACTTGCATAGTGGTCTCTCCGCCTACTCGTTCAAATGTTTTATTTTGCAGTACTCTTAGTAATTTTACTTGTACTTCAGGTGATACTTCTACTATTTCGTCTAAAAATATGGTTCCTTTATCTGCTAGTTCAAATCTACCTTTTTTTTGAGAAATTGCACCTGTGAATGCTCCTTTTTCATGTCCAAAAAGTTCGCTCTCAAGTATGCTTTCAGATAGTGCGGCACAATTGACTTTAATAAAAGGTTTGTCGTTTCTATTTGATAAATCAAATATTGCATCTGCTATTACTTCTTTTCCAACACCGCTTTCTCCAGTTATTAGAACAGATGCTTTTGATTTTGCAATTTTTTTTACAAGTTCTAAGATTTTTTGCATTATAAGTGATTTTCCAAATATTTCTTCATAATAGCTTAAATTTTTTCGTATAATTACGTTTTTTTGTAATATGTTTTGTTGTTTTTTATCATTCTTTTTTTTTAGAGCTCGCTTGATGATTAATAATAATCTTTCAAGGTCAACAGGTTTTGTTAAAAAGTCATAAGCACCTTCTCGCATAGCATCAACAGCTGAATCTACAGTGCCATGTGCTGTAAGAATGATAAAAGGTATATTTGGATTTCTGTCTTTTACAATTTTTAATAATTCTTCTCCTGATATTTGAGGCATTCTAAGATCAGAGATTATAGCATCGATTTTTTCATTTTGAATTGTTTCAAGCGCTTCTTCGCCATCACTAGCAGTAAATACAAAGTAACCCTCTTCTTCAAGATAAGTTGCTATTCCTTCTCGTATGTTTTTTTCATCATCTGCTACTAATAATTTACTCATTTTCTAAACATCCTTCAATTAAAATTTTGCCCTTATTTAGTTTTGGAAGTGTTATTGTAAAAGATGTTCCTTTCATTTCTTTACTTTCTACAAAAATTTCACCACCATGTTCTTTAACTATTTTATAGGAAATGGTGAGTCCTATACCACTTCCATTTTCTTTTGTACTGAATTGGGGTTTAAATATATCGTCTTTTGTTTCGTTTTTTATTCCATTAGCATTATCTTTAATAGAAATATAAATGTTATCTTCATTTTCATGAGTAAATATTTCTATTTTTTTTATTTTTTTATTTGATTCAAGTAATGCTTCTTCTGCATTTTTGACTATGTTAATAATTACTTGTCTTATAAGTTTTTCATCAATTAATACAAAGCTTACTTTTTTTAAACCGAGTATAAATTTAATATTTTTGTTTTTTAATTCTGGATTTAATAGATTATATACACTTTTTATAATGTCTGAGATATCTCTTTTTTGTGGCATTATTTTTATTGGTCTTACTGTTAATAAAAAATCTGTTACTGTTTTGTCCATTCTATTTATTTCTTCTTTAATTATTTTAAAGTAATGATTTGCTTTTTTGCTTTCGATGTTTTGTCTATCTATTTCTTTTTTAAGTAGTTGTAAATTTATATCAATTGCTCCTAGAGGATTTTTGATTTCATGTGCTATGTTTCTTGCATGTCTTGTAAATGCAGCTAAAGCTTCAGCTCTTCTAAAGAGTTCTTCTTTATGTTTTTTATCTTTAATATCTTCAATTAAAATGATATTGCCTTCAAGTTTTTGATCTCTTACATATGGCATAAATGATATTTTGATATATATATTTGTTGAAATTTGTACTTCAAATCCTATTATTTTATCTTCATTTGTTGCTAGTTCTTCTATGAGATTTGTTAGTGTTGGAATTGAAATATCTTTAAGAGTTTCTAATTTATATTTGGGGCTTATAGATAGAATTTGAAATAACATTTTGTTTAGATAAATTATGTTGTTGATTTTATCAAGTACCATAATTCCTTCATTAATAGATGCAAAAATACCATCATATATTTCTATTTTTTTATAAATATCTTGTATGAATTTAAGTTTTTGGTCACTTGATAATTTATTTAATTTAGTCAATGTTTTTTTTAAAAATTTGCTCATTAATCCTCATAATGTAACATTAGATTTTCGATTATTAATTTTTTATTTTGATTGTAAGGATTATATTTCAGTATGTATTTTAAATATTCTAATCTTTGTAAGTATGTGTTTATATCTAAATTTTGGTTTAAAAATTCATTTCTAAGTTGGCTTATAAGTTCTTCTAAAAAGAGACCGAATATGTTGTCGTCTTTTATGAAATTAATTGAACTTAGATTAAATATACTTTGTTTTTCTTGTATGATATTTAAAATTTTTTTAACTTCTTCTTGTAATTTTGTGTGTTCTTCGCTATTAAATGATTTAAAGTATTCTTCTATTGTAAGCTTGTCATTTTTTTTAAAAGTTTCCTGAAAGAGATTAATTTCAAATTCTCTGTTTTCTTTTTTGAATGTGTATATTCTAAGTCTTGATAAAATTGTTTTTGGAATTTTGTTTTTATTTCTTGTAGTTAAAATGAAATAGATCTTTGAAGGTGGTTCTTCTAGTATTTTTAATAATGCATTATAGACATTAAAATTAAGGTTTTCAATTTTATTAATGTAAATTACCTTTATCTTGTTTTTTTCAGATAATACCCAATGTTTAATTGTTCTAACATCCTTAATTGTAATGTTAAAATTTATCTCTTTAATTATTTCTTCAATTTTATTAATAAGTTCTTTTTTTGTTGTGTCATTGTATTGATTGTTATAGTAGACATTATTAATAAAATTGATATTTGTTTCTATTTTTTTTAAATTTTTGTCACTACTAAAGTTGTATTTTGCAAAGATAATATTTTTAACATATTCTAGATATCGATTTATAACTTCGTTTGATGTTGAGCTGAGATAAGCTTTTGCTTCCACTATATTAAGATCTGAGAGAATAATTAAATTAGGATTTGTTAAATTTTTTATGTTTAGAATTTCTTTTGCGAGTGCAATTGCAGTTGTCTTTTTAAAAGAAAATCTTTCTCCCCAAAAAAGCATTGCATTTGGTAAATTTTCTTTTTTGTATTCATTAATTATTGTTTTAGCTATTTCAGGTAATATTTTCATATTTTTACTTCTCTTTGCTATGTTTTTGATATTTTAAATAGGTAATTTATTCCAGGATTGAGATATTCAAGAAAGTTACTTCCTTCTAAGAAATAGCTAGGATTAAATATTTGTTGAGCATGAATTATATATACTACAATTGCTATTATTCCAAAAGCTTCAAGTAAACCAAGTACAAGACCAAGTATTCTGTTGAAAAATAGTAATTTAAGATGACTTATTATTGATTCAATTAATGCTTGTAAAATCAAAAATCCTATGTGTATTACTAGGAAAAATACTAATAGTGCTTGAACATATGATAAATCAAGGATTGGCGATATTAATATCTTGAAATCATTAGTTTTATTGTAAAGTAAAAATATTAAAGTAAAAATTTCGACAAATCCAGTAATTTCTTTAATAAAACCTCGTAAAAATCCTCTGAGTCCTAATGATGTAAAAATTATTATTATTAATATGTCAACTATGCCTGTTATTTTAAAAGGATTGTTTAGCATTTATGTCCTCAAATTCCTTTAATAATAGATTGGCTATTATATTTGATGAATCTTGATTGTGAAATTTTTTTATATTCTGTTTTATTATATTAAATTTTTCTTTATTATCTAAAATTTCTTTTATCAAGTTTATGATTTTAATTTCATTTAAGTCATCCTCATCTATTTTTAAACATGCATTTTGATTTACTAATAAATTTGCATTTTTAACTTGATCTCCTCGTGAGCCCTTTATAAATGGAACAAGTATTGCGCATGCACCAGCATTTGCAAATTCCTTAATGGCCCCAGCTCCGGCTCTGCTTATTATTATATCTGAAAATTTTATTATACTTGCCATTTCTTCTGCATTAAAAAATTGTCTTCTTAGATAATTGTCTTCTCTAGTTGGATCTACATTTTTGCCACATTGGTGAATAAAATAGACATCAATCTTGTTTTTTATATTTATAACTAATTTGTTTAAAATTTCTGCTCCAAGGGAACCCCCAATTATGCTAATTATGGGTTTTTGTGTATTTTGAGTTAAATTCTTGATTATATCTGATTTTGGATTTAGAAATTCTTTTCTTATTGGTGATCCTGTATATAAGACATTTTTATTTTTAAAATATTTTGTGCTTTCTTGAAAGCTTATATGTATTTTGTGTGCAAATTTTGAGTTAATTTTTGTTGCAAGTCCAGGATCAAGATCCATTTCGTGAGTTATACTTTTTACTCCAAGTAAGCTTGCTGCAATAATAGGAGGACTTGATACAAAACCACCAGTTGCATATATGATTTGTGGTTTATATTTTTGTATGATGAGAAAGCTTTTTATTATTCCAAATATTACTTTGAAAAAATCAGTGAAATTTTGTAAAGAGAAATATCTTCTGAGTTTCCCTGATGGAATTGCAATAAATTTGATGTATTCGTATTCTTGAATAAGTTTTTCTTCTATTGAATTTTTTTTCCCCAGCCAAAAAAATTCAATATTTGTATCGTATTCTTTTAATTTGGAAATTATTGCTATTCCTGGAAAGATATGTCCTCCTGTGCCCCCTCCTGTAAAAAAAATCCTTTTCTTAGTGTTTATATACTCTTGCATCTATTGTTTAAATCCCTACATTTTTTATTTTAATTTAATAACATATTTTAATGCAAATATTGTATCTTTTATTTTAGAGAATCGATCATTTATTATACTAAAATAAATAGTTTTTATTATTGCAATATGTTAAAAACTGTTTTTTAAAAAAAATTCAATTTGAATGTCTTTTTTTTTCGAATTATTGTTTAGAGTAGAATGTTTTATTATTGAATGAGTAACTTTAGTTGCTTGTTTTAATGCATATTCTATTTCATATGTTTCAAGATATCCTATTAGCAAGCTTGTAAATAGGTCTCCTGTTCCACTAAAATTTTGTTCTAATTTTTCTAAAAAAAATTCTGAATATTCCTTTGTTTTTGTATTGTAAGCAGCAGTTCCTATGAAATTGTCTTTTTCTATGCTTGTAACTATAATTGTTCCTTTTATTTCAAGCTTTGATGTTGCTTTTATTATTTCATCTTTATTTCTAATTTTTTCAGTTTTTGCTAACATTTTTAGCTCTGTAATATTTGGTGTTATTATATCTGCATGTTTTATTATTTCTCTAAAACCACTTACTATTTTGTAATCAAAAGTAGGATAGAGCATGTTATTGTCTGCAAAAACAGGATCGATTATTATTTTTTCAAATTCAAATAGTTTGAGAGTTTGTTCTATTATTTTATGTTGTTTGTTGTTTCCAAGAAATCCACTATAAAATATATCAAAATTTTCATTTTGATTTTTCCAGGATAATATAAACTTTGTTAATTTATTTGTTAAATCTATTATTTCGAATTCTTTGTAATTTGTTGTTGCAGAGAGAACAGAAGTTACTAGTGGACAAACTTGAATATTAAATGATGATATTACTGGTATGCATATTGTAAGTGATGCTTTACCTATGGTTGAAATATCATGCATGGCTAATACGCGTTTCATAATTTTACTCCTTTTTTATATTTATAATTTTCTATTCTGGAGTTTGCATTAGTTTCAATGGGACTTGCTCCATATTTTAAATACATAAGATATCCAATTCCTGCAATCATTGCTCCGTTGTCTGTACAAAGGTCAATTGGGGGATAGTATGTTTCTATTTCAAGGTTTTTAATTTTTTCTCTTAAATAAAGATTGCTTGCGACTCCTCCAGATATTATTAATTTTTTTATGTTAGTATCCTTTATTGCTCTTTTTATTGGAATTATTAAATTTTCAAAAGCTGCTCTTTGAAAACTGGCAGCAATATTGTTATTTGTTGTTTTGGCATTGTCATTTTTAAATTTTTCAAGTTGATGTATGCATGCTGTTTTGAGTCCCGAATATGAGAAGTCGTATCTATTTTCTTTTTTGTCAAAAATTGTAATTGGAAAATTAAATGCATATTGGTTGCCGTCTATAGCCAATTTTTCTATATTTGGGCCACCAGGAAATCCCATGTTATAATGTTTTGCTATTTTGTCAAATGCTTCTCCACAAGCATCATCAAGTGTCCTTCCAAGTATTGCAATATCATCAAAATTATTTTGTTTGGCAAGTATTGTATGCCCTCCACTTAATACTAATGATAGAAATGGATATTCTATTGTGTGATTTAGCAAAGGTGCATAAAGATGTCCTAAAATATGATCAATACAAATTAGAGGTTTTTTTAAGGCAATGGATAGTCCTTTGGCAAAGTTTACACCAACAATTAAAGAGCCAATAAGCCCAGGTTTAGATGTAACTGCTATTAAATCTATTTCAGATATATTTATTTGAGCACTTGTTATGGCTTGTTGGCAAACATACATAATGAATTCTGTATGTAGTCTTGAGGCAATTTCTGGTACTATTCCGTAATATTTTTTGTGTTCTTTTTGACTAAGTTTAATGTTGCTTAAAATTGTTTTGCCATTTTCTACTATAGCTGCACAACAATCATCACATGAGCTTTCTATTCCAAGTACCTTCATTGTTTTCCTCTCTTTGATAAAGGTTTATTAAATTTTTAAATACAAATTCTTTCTTTAACTCTTCTGATTCTTGTTGAAGTATTTTAAGGGTGTTTTTCGACCAAATATGTCCTATTACCTTGACAATTCCTTTTGTTCTAGCTATTTGTTTTGCTCGCTCAAGTGCTTTAATTACAGATTTTTCATTATCTCTATTATCAAGGAATATATCTCTTTGTTCTACTAAAATCCCAATGTTTTTACCAGTTTGTACAGATATGCTGTCTTTAGTAGTGAGACTGTCAAAGAAATATTTATTTTTTTCTTTAAGTTTTATTAACATGATTTTCATAATATTTTCATTTGAGGTAATGAGACTTCCCATATGATTATTCATTATCTTTGCATTTGGATATGCATTGAATGTTGTTTCAATTTTTGTTCGTATAGTAATTTCATCATCATTTATATTGATATGAAATTTTTCTATTGAATTTTTATGCTTTGATTGCATTGGGAAATGAATCATTATAATTTTGTTTTTATTTTGTAGCTTGTTATAAAATTCCATTGATTTTGGTAAAAAGGGAATAATTGAAAAATTAATGTTTAGATTAATTTTTATAAATTCGTCTAACATAAATTCGTCATATCCAACGTCATCAATTATAAGATAAAATTCTGGTTTTGAATTGTTGAGTTTTAATTTTTGTTTTGTTTTTGTTAAATTTTGTCTTTTAAGTTTTGCCAATTTATCTTTTAACTTTAAATTAATGTTATTGTTATTGGATTTTAGATATGCAAAACTAGAAAACAATATACTTATTGACGCAAAAGATGTAATTATGATAAACAATACTTTAATTTTTAACTTATGTTTTTTAATAAAAACATAAATAGTTTGAATATTCATTCTCAGAAATTCTTATTATATATAAATATGTGACTAAGTCAATATTTATTGATAAAGTTCTTCTCTGAGTTTTTTTAGTACTCTTTTTTCGATCTGTCTTACAGTTTCTGAAGATATTCCAAGTTCCGTAGAAATATCTTTTAATGTGCTTTTTTTATCACTATTGTCCAAATTGTATCTTTTCTTGATTATATATCTTTCTTTTTCATTTAGTTTGGTTTCTAGTATGTAGTTTAGATGCTTTAATGTTGAATTTTGTTCAAGAGTACTCTCAGGATTAAAAGAATTATCTTCATAAAGATTTAGTAGCGTGGAGTTTTCTGAGCCTTCAATCTTTTTATCAAGAGAATATTCTTTTTCAAGATAAGGAATAATCTTTACATATTGAGCAGTTGTCAAGTTAAATCTTTCCATTATGTCTTCTTTTTTGGGTGATTTTTCTTCTTCCATTAGATATTTATTTATTTGAAGTATTAAATTTTCTTTTCTGTATGGCACCTTTACGAGTCTTGTTTTTGTATTTAATGCTCTTTGAAGAGATTGTTTAATCCAAAATGAAGCATAAGTTGAAAATTTGGTGTTTTTACTTGGATCATATTTTTCTGCAGCTCTAATTAAACCTAAATTTCCTTCTTGGATTAGATCTTCTATTTTTAATCCTTTGCCCGCATATCTTTTAATTATCTTGAGAACTAAACGTAAGTTGGCATTTATCATTTGGTTTTTTGCTTTTAGACTTCCTAGTTTTATCTGTTTTGCAAGTTCGATTTCTTCTTCGTGAGTTATAAGTCTATGTTCTCTTACAGATTTTAGATATATATTTAAATCTTCATTGCTAAATATATTCACACTACTTCTCCCATCTTTTAAATTTTGTGTATCAACATCCTTCTCCCTTTTTGATGTGATGCAAAAATCATGCCAACTTAGAAAATAATTGATATTTTTATTAAATATTAATTATTTTCTAAGATTATTTGTTGTTTTAATTTGATTGTAGATTACATCAGCAAGTCTAAAACTTTTGGATTTGGCTATTTGTTTTGCTCTTTCTGAATAAATCATGTCTTCAAAAATTTCTTCTGTTTGTCCTCCATTAATTAAATTATTTTCTTTATTTAAAGAATTTTTCATACTCTTGAGCATTTGATTTACAAATATTGCTTCAAATTCTAGAGCAGCTTCATAAAGTTTATTGTCATTTTTGTTTTGATTTATTTCCTCTACTTTTTCTTTTAATATTTTTATTTGATTTTGTGTCTTTATATATTGTGAATTGATTTTATTTATCATATTTATTCCTCTAAAATTAATTCTCCGTATAGTTTATAAATTTTATTTGCTCTTTTAATTATTTGTATTAATTCTTTGTTATTAAACTTAGTTGAATTATTTGATATAAATTCATTTAATTTCATCTTTTGTATTTCTATTTTTATCTTTTTATTTGTTTTGTTACTAAATAAGTCTTCTTCATTTTTTTCAATTGAGAATACGAGGGGTCCTATTTCTGCATTTGTGCTTGCCATAATTATTTTATTTTGTTCATTGATTAAAACTTTAGGCATAGTTTCTATTTCTATTTTCTCAATTTTACTTAGTAGTCCAATGTCATCAACTTCAATTTCTATAATATTTCCTGATTTTATATTGTTTTTTATGTTATTTTTTGTTAGATTTTGACTTATTAAATTTATTAGAGAATAATCTTTATTTTTTAAAATTATATTGTAAGTTGTATAGGTCTGATTCTCATGTATTGTTGCTCCATTTAATATGTACCCTGTACCTTTTGATTTATCATTGATTATTATTGGTCCTGATGCAGTTGCTAATAACTTTCCTTGTTTGTCTTTAAATTCTGTTTTTAAAAGTATGCCGTTTGTTAAATCTTTTGAATCTAGCATAGATGCTATGTAAACATTATGATTTGCACCTTTAATCATATTTCCATTTATTTTGATTGCTACACTGACTAATGCGATGTTTTTGATTCCTGTTTTGGTTAGATCTATTTCGTTAATACCAATTTTGTTTAAAATTTGATTTAAAATTTCTTTTTCTTTAATTGAATCTCCTTTATCAGTAAGTCCTGCTACTATTCCAATTCCTGTTAATATTTGTGAATTAGCAGGTTGTATTTCAGAAATATTTTTTATTTTTGTTTGTTCATTTATTTGTTTGTCAGCATTATTTTGATTAGAAAAATTTTTAATTTGATTTTCTTGTGCAAATGAGCTTAAATTTA includes:
- a CDS encoding rod-binding protein yields the protein MINKINSQYIKTQNQIKILKEKVEEINQNKNDNKLYEAALEFEAIFVNQMLKSMKNSLNKENNLINGGQTEEIFEDMIYSERAKQIAKSKSFRLADVIYNQIKTTNNLRK
- a CDS encoding sigma-70 family RNA polymerase sigma factor, with protein sequence MNIFSNEDLNIYLKSVREHRLITHEEEIELAKQIKLGSLKAKNQMINANLRLVLKIIKRYAGKGLKIEDLIQEGNLGLIRAAEKYDPSKNTKFSTYASFWIKQSLQRALNTKTRLVKVPYRKENLILQINKYLMEEEKSPKKEDIMERFNLTTAQYVKIIPYLEKEYSLDKKIEGSENSTLLNLYEDNSFNPESTLEQNSTLKHLNYILETKLNEKERYIIKKRYNLDNSDKKSTLKDISTELGISSETVRQIEKRVLKKLREELYQ
- a CDS encoding flagellar basal body P-ring protein FlgI; its protein translation is MKKLIMLIILNLSSFAQENQIKNFSNQNNADKQINEQTKIKNISEIQPANSQILTGIGIVAGLTDKGDSIKEKEILNQILNKIGINEIDLTKTGIKNIALVSVAIKINGNMIKGANHNVYIASMLDSKDLTNGILLKTEFKDKQGKLLATASGPIIINDKSKGTGYILNGATIHENQTYTTYNIILKNKDYSLINLISQNLTKNNIKNNIKSGNIIEIEVDDIGLLSKIEKIEIETMPKVLINEQNKIIMASTNAEIGPLVFSIEKNEEDLFSNKTNKKIKIEIQKMKLNEFISNNSTKFNNKELIQIIKRANKIYKLYGELILEE